The Temnothorax longispinosus isolate EJ_2023e chromosome 12, Tlon_JGU_v1, whole genome shotgun sequence genome includes a window with the following:
- the Pfdn5 gene encoding prefoldin subunit 5, translated as MSQEASVKSAPQSQVISLATLPNLNLQQLTIFKQQLDQELGVFQDSLHTLKIAQSRFQESGSCLEKITPDTEGSEILVPLTGSMYVTGKLADANNVIVDIGTGYYAEKSVVDAKDYFKRKVEYVTEQMEKIQQVGIERTKLREATMDIIEARIQPPAWDARGKR; from the exons ATGTCGCAGGAGGCCTCCGTGAAGTCGGCGCCGCAGTCGCAGGTGATCAGCCTGGCGACCCTGCCGAACCTGAATCTCCAGCAGCTGACGATATTCAAGCAGCAACTGGACCAGGAGCTCGGCGTCTTTCAGGACTCCTTGCACACGTTGAAGATCGCGCAGAGCAGATTTCAGGAATCGGGCTCTTGCCTTGAAAAGATCACGCCGGACACCGAGG GCAGTGAAATATTAGTGCCTCTTACGGGTTCTATGTACGTGACTGGAAAACTAGCAGACGCGAATAATGTGATTGTTGATATTGGTACTGGATATTATGCGGAAAAGAGCGTTGTGGATGCAAAGGACTACTTCAAGAGGAAAGTGGAGTATGTTACCGAACAGATGGAGAAAATCCAGCAAGTTGGAATTGAAAGGACCAAGTTGAGAGAAGCGACGATGGATATAATAGAAGCGAGAATTCAACCTCCAGCCTGGGACGCACGTGGAAAgcgataa